In one window of Aphidius gifuensis isolate YNYX2018 linkage group LG4, ASM1490517v1, whole genome shotgun sequence DNA:
- the LOC122855065 gene encoding patj homolog isoform X1 yields the protein MPLNSDISTALHLLEHIYERVKDSDDSKLQLHTSNDLESLISLLENPVLRNIAVIQDSLDDLNDQLSQHPSLLPDDFDINTNGRLELSVPTTPIQPFETNIYQELYQENTEIDDQRVPVASLINANNEDTTPQALSQMIGSDVIPPITTPTYAKEFQRVINSASQGRQVVTVQLYKPEGTSLGFSVVGLRSNDKGELGIFLQEIQPNGIAECDGRLVEGDQILAIDGQPLDSNISHEQAISILQKARGTVELVVARTIQDIEGAILSHELRISSSPTFGEIETDSTVKRSESDNQSLSLEKDWLSSSSVSLKNQTILSPINTNKLISIAPTESPKIDKNTTGDTIKTSTDMVLNTEWAQVEVINLINDGSGLGFGIIGGRSTGVVVKTILPGGVADRDNRLQSGDHILQIGDVNLRGMGSEQVAAVLRQSGTHVRLVVARPVEPTSPDYQTIGSHAPIVPTKILGDPDELDKHLLHSIPENYNIPHFRTDSNPENNRFSQDSDMDMHTRPSLIMEVVRNPLSIGQIPIIPVVADISLLSLETVNVNSLPEMERFTVELKKDSYGLGITIAGYVCEKEELSGIFVKSISKGSAADVSGKIQINDRIVEVDGHSLQGYSNHEAVEVLRSTGQIVVLCLERYLRGPKYEQLQQAIAASELRVPQLNSPSITSLPSFPMSTDGDTIEIELEGESHTTVDSAALRGVDQSDVSNKLEDMSLVEALLSDPSCELTPQIEAAIKDKWQRIVGLDIEIVVAQLKKFAESSGLGISLEGTVDVENGQEVRPHHYIRSILPEGPVGQNRILCSGDELLEVNGYRLLGINHMEVVTVLKELPIHVRMVCGRSHTLQDPLCPIDTAQHQLAFQSRSILGGSLQNLLPTMDRLVKAKSDGSLASTTTTTTATITDANLTKMKSRSLEPLIGLAMWSAEPHIIELVKGERGLGFSILDYQDPMNPNETVIVIRSLVPGGVAQLDGQLIPGDRLIFVNNTILENATLDQAVQSLKGAPKGTVRIGVAKPLPIPDCITQLNSTDLSKIDDNGKLTKINNDKHRREYFRKRKVNITQPLHYISLIESLENQHNLVKSESF from the exons ATGCCTTTAAATTCAG atatatCAACAGCTCTCCATTTGCTAGAGCATATTTACGAACGTGTGAAAGATAGTGATGATTCGAAGCTTCAGCTACACACGAGCAATGATCTTGAGTCACTGATTTCTCTTCTAGAAAATCCAGTTCTGCGAAATATAGCAGTAATACAAGATTCATTGGACGATTTGAACGATCAACTTTCACAGCATCCCTCTCTTTTACCTGATGATTTCGATATAAACACAAATGGACGATTAGAATTATCAGTACCAACAACTCCAATTCAGCCATTTGAAACAAACATTTATCAAGAGTTGTACCAAGAAAACACTGAAATTGATGATCAACGAGTGCCAGTTGCATCACTTATAAACGCCAATAACGAAGATACCACTCCCCAG gcTTTAAGTCAAATGATTGGTAGTGATGTCATTCCACCAATAACAACACCAACATATGCTAAAGAGTTTCAAAGGGTCATTAATTCCGCATCACAAGGAAGACAAGTTGTCACTGTTCAA ctgtatAAACCAGAAGGTACTAGTTTGGGTTTTAGTGTTGTTGGATTACGAAGCAACGACAAAGGAGAACTTGGTATATTTCTGCAAGAAATCCAGCCAAATGGCATCGCAGAATG TGATGGTAGACTGGTTGAAGGTGATCAGATACTAGCGATCGATGGACAACCACttgattcaaatatttcaCATGAACAGGCAATATCAATACTTCAAAAAGCTCGCGGTACTGTTGAGTTAGTTGTTGCACGAACAATTCAAG ATATTGAAGGTGCTATTTTATCACATGAACTACGTATTTCATCAAGCCCAACATTTGGTGAAATCGAAACCGATTCAACAGTTAAACGTAGTGAAAGTGATAATCAATCGTTGTCATTAGAAAAAGATTGGCTATCATCAAGTTCAGTTTcgttaaaaaatcaaacaatctTATCACCAATAAAtaccaataaattaatatcgaTTGCACCAACAGAATCACcgaaaatagataaaaatacaacaggTGATACAATAAAAACAAGTACTGATATGGTGTTAAATACAGAATGGGCACAAGTTGAAgtcatcaatttaataaatgacgGTAGTGGACTTGGTTTTGGTATTATTGGTGGCAGAAGTACTGGTGTTGttgttaaaacaatattaccaGGTGGTGTTGCTGATCGTGATAATAGATTACAAAGTGGCGATCATATATTACAAATTGGTGATGTTAACTTGCGTGGCATGGGTAGTGAACAAGTTGCCGCTGTATTACGACAATCAGGTACCCATGTACGTCTTGTTGTTGCACGTCCAGTAGAACCAACATCACCAGATTATCAGACAATTGGTAGTCATGCACCAATTGTTCCAACTAAAATACTTGGTGATCCGGATGAACTAGATAAACATTTGTTACACAGTATACCAGAAAATTATAACATACCTCATTTCCGAACTGATTCAAATCCtgaaaataatagattttCACAAGATAGTGATATGGACATGCAT acaagACCAAGTCTTATCATGGAAGTAGTACGTAATCCGCTATCGATTGGACAAATACCAATTATTCCAGTTGTAGCTGATATATCATTGCTATCATTAGAAACAGTAAATGTTAATTCACTGCCAGAAATGGAAAGATTTactgttgaattaaaaaaagacagTTATGGACTTGGAATAACAATTGCTGGATATGTCTGTGAGAAAg AGGAGTTATCCGGAATATTTGTTAAAAGTATCAGCAAAGGAAGTGCTGCTGATGTTAGTggtaaaatacaaataaatgacAGAATCGTTGAAGTTGATGGGCACTCGTTACAAGGATACTCGAATCATGAAGCGGTTGAAGTACTAAGAAGTACAGGACAAATTGTTGTACTCTGTTTAGAAAGATATTTACGGGGACCAAAATATGAACAATTACAACAAGCTATTGCTGCTAGTGAATTACGAGTACCACAATTGAATTCACCATCAATTACAAGTTTGCCCAGTTTTCCAATGAGTACG gATGGTGATACAATTGAAATTGAGCTGGAGGGTGAATCACACACGACAGTTGACAGTGCAGCGTTGCGGGGAGTTGATCAAAGCGATGTTTCCAATAAGCTGGAGGATATGTCACTGGTTGAAGCTCTTTTGAGTGACCCATCTTGTGAATTAACGCCTCAAATTGAAGCAGCGATAAAAGATAAATGGCAGCGAATTGTTGGTCTAGACATCGAGATTGTt GTAGcgcagttgaaaaaatttgctgAAAGCAGTGGGCTTGGAATAAGTCTTGAGGGAACAGTTGACGTTGAGAACGGACAAGAAGTTCGACCACACCATTATATACGTTCAATTCTTCCAGAAGGACCGGTCGGACAAAATAGAATTCTCTGTTCTGGTGATGAACTTTTAGAG gtCAATGGTTATCGTCTCTTGGGAATAAATCACATGGAAGTTGTGACTGTGTTAAAAGAATTACCAATTCATGTTAGAATGGTTTGTGGAAGAAGTCATACATTACAAGATCCACTATGTCCAATCGACACAGCACAGCATCAACTCGCATTTCAATCTAGA AGTATTTTGGGTGGATCATTGCAAAATTTACTGCCAACAATGGATCGTCTTGTTAAAGCAAAATCAGATGGTTCATtagcatcaacaacaacaacaacaactgcaACTATAACTGATGCAAATTTAACTAAAATGAAGTCACGTTCATTGGAACCACTAATTGGTTTGGCAATGTGGAGTGCTGAGCCACATATTATTGAACTTGTTAAAGGTGAAAGGGGCCttggtttttcaattttagacTATCag GATCCAATGAATCCAAATGAAACTGTAATAGTAATACGTTCATTAGTACCTGGTGGTGTTGCTCAACTTGATGGTCAATTAATACCAGGCGATCGTTtgatatttgttaataatacaatactTGAAAATGCAACACTTGATCAAGCAGTACAATCATTAAAAGGTGCACCGAAAGGTACAGTACGTATTGGTGTTGCGAAACCATTACCAATACCCGATTGCATTACACAGTTAAATAGTactgatttatcaaaaatcgATGATAACGGTAAACTtacgaaaattaataatgataaacatAGACGtgaatattttagaaaaagaaaagttaATATAACACAACCATTGCATTATATCAGTTTAATCGAAAGCTTAGAGAATCAGCATAATCTTGTTAAATCAGAAagtttttaa
- the LOC122855065 gene encoding patj homolog isoform X2 produces the protein MIGSDVIPPITTPTYAKEFQRVINSASQGRQVVTVQLYKPEGTSLGFSVVGLRSNDKGELGIFLQEIQPNGIAECDGRLVEGDQILAIDGQPLDSNISHEQAISILQKARGTVELVVARTIQDIEGAILSHELRISSSPTFGEIETDSTVKRSESDNQSLSLEKDWLSSSSVSLKNQTILSPINTNKLISIAPTESPKIDKNTTGDTIKTSTDMVLNTEWAQVEVINLINDGSGLGFGIIGGRSTGVVVKTILPGGVADRDNRLQSGDHILQIGDVNLRGMGSEQVAAVLRQSGTHVRLVVARPVEPTSPDYQTIGSHAPIVPTKILGDPDELDKHLLHSIPENYNIPHFRTDSNPENNRFSQDSDMDMHTRPSLIMEVVRNPLSIGQIPIIPVVADISLLSLETVNVNSLPEMERFTVELKKDSYGLGITIAGYVCEKEELSGIFVKSISKGSAADVSGKIQINDRIVEVDGHSLQGYSNHEAVEVLRSTGQIVVLCLERYLRGPKYEQLQQAIAASELRVPQLNSPSITSLPSFPMSTDGDTIEIELEGESHTTVDSAALRGVDQSDVSNKLEDMSLVEALLSDPSCELTPQIEAAIKDKWQRIVGLDIEIVVAQLKKFAESSGLGISLEGTVDVENGQEVRPHHYIRSILPEGPVGQNRILCSGDELLEVNGYRLLGINHMEVVTVLKELPIHVRMVCGRSHTLQDPLCPIDTAQHQLAFQSRSILGGSLQNLLPTMDRLVKAKSDGSLASTTTTTTATITDANLTKMKSRSLEPLIGLAMWSAEPHIIELVKGERGLGFSILDYQDPMNPNETVIVIRSLVPGGVAQLDGQLIPGDRLIFVNNTILENATLDQAVQSLKGAPKGTVRIGVAKPLPIPDCITQLNSTDLSKIDDNGKLTKINNDKHRREYFRKRKVNITQPLHYISLIESLENQHNLVKSESF, from the exons ATGATTGGTAGTGATGTCATTCCACCAATAACAACACCAACATATGCTAAAGAGTTTCAAAGGGTCATTAATTCCGCATCACAAGGAAGACAAGTTGTCACTGTTCAA ctgtatAAACCAGAAGGTACTAGTTTGGGTTTTAGTGTTGTTGGATTACGAAGCAACGACAAAGGAGAACTTGGTATATTTCTGCAAGAAATCCAGCCAAATGGCATCGCAGAATG TGATGGTAGACTGGTTGAAGGTGATCAGATACTAGCGATCGATGGACAACCACttgattcaaatatttcaCATGAACAGGCAATATCAATACTTCAAAAAGCTCGCGGTACTGTTGAGTTAGTTGTTGCACGAACAATTCAAG ATATTGAAGGTGCTATTTTATCACATGAACTACGTATTTCATCAAGCCCAACATTTGGTGAAATCGAAACCGATTCAACAGTTAAACGTAGTGAAAGTGATAATCAATCGTTGTCATTAGAAAAAGATTGGCTATCATCAAGTTCAGTTTcgttaaaaaatcaaacaatctTATCACCAATAAAtaccaataaattaatatcgaTTGCACCAACAGAATCACcgaaaatagataaaaatacaacaggTGATACAATAAAAACAAGTACTGATATGGTGTTAAATACAGAATGGGCACAAGTTGAAgtcatcaatttaataaatgacgGTAGTGGACTTGGTTTTGGTATTATTGGTGGCAGAAGTACTGGTGTTGttgttaaaacaatattaccaGGTGGTGTTGCTGATCGTGATAATAGATTACAAAGTGGCGATCATATATTACAAATTGGTGATGTTAACTTGCGTGGCATGGGTAGTGAACAAGTTGCCGCTGTATTACGACAATCAGGTACCCATGTACGTCTTGTTGTTGCACGTCCAGTAGAACCAACATCACCAGATTATCAGACAATTGGTAGTCATGCACCAATTGTTCCAACTAAAATACTTGGTGATCCGGATGAACTAGATAAACATTTGTTACACAGTATACCAGAAAATTATAACATACCTCATTTCCGAACTGATTCAAATCCtgaaaataatagattttCACAAGATAGTGATATGGACATGCAT acaagACCAAGTCTTATCATGGAAGTAGTACGTAATCCGCTATCGATTGGACAAATACCAATTATTCCAGTTGTAGCTGATATATCATTGCTATCATTAGAAACAGTAAATGTTAATTCACTGCCAGAAATGGAAAGATTTactgttgaattaaaaaaagacagTTATGGACTTGGAATAACAATTGCTGGATATGTCTGTGAGAAAg AGGAGTTATCCGGAATATTTGTTAAAAGTATCAGCAAAGGAAGTGCTGCTGATGTTAGTggtaaaatacaaataaatgacAGAATCGTTGAAGTTGATGGGCACTCGTTACAAGGATACTCGAATCATGAAGCGGTTGAAGTACTAAGAAGTACAGGACAAATTGTTGTACTCTGTTTAGAAAGATATTTACGGGGACCAAAATATGAACAATTACAACAAGCTATTGCTGCTAGTGAATTACGAGTACCACAATTGAATTCACCATCAATTACAAGTTTGCCCAGTTTTCCAATGAGTACG gATGGTGATACAATTGAAATTGAGCTGGAGGGTGAATCACACACGACAGTTGACAGTGCAGCGTTGCGGGGAGTTGATCAAAGCGATGTTTCCAATAAGCTGGAGGATATGTCACTGGTTGAAGCTCTTTTGAGTGACCCATCTTGTGAATTAACGCCTCAAATTGAAGCAGCGATAAAAGATAAATGGCAGCGAATTGTTGGTCTAGACATCGAGATTGTt GTAGcgcagttgaaaaaatttgctgAAAGCAGTGGGCTTGGAATAAGTCTTGAGGGAACAGTTGACGTTGAGAACGGACAAGAAGTTCGACCACACCATTATATACGTTCAATTCTTCCAGAAGGACCGGTCGGACAAAATAGAATTCTCTGTTCTGGTGATGAACTTTTAGAG gtCAATGGTTATCGTCTCTTGGGAATAAATCACATGGAAGTTGTGACTGTGTTAAAAGAATTACCAATTCATGTTAGAATGGTTTGTGGAAGAAGTCATACATTACAAGATCCACTATGTCCAATCGACACAGCACAGCATCAACTCGCATTTCAATCTAGA AGTATTTTGGGTGGATCATTGCAAAATTTACTGCCAACAATGGATCGTCTTGTTAAAGCAAAATCAGATGGTTCATtagcatcaacaacaacaacaacaactgcaACTATAACTGATGCAAATTTAACTAAAATGAAGTCACGTTCATTGGAACCACTAATTGGTTTGGCAATGTGGAGTGCTGAGCCACATATTATTGAACTTGTTAAAGGTGAAAGGGGCCttggtttttcaattttagacTATCag GATCCAATGAATCCAAATGAAACTGTAATAGTAATACGTTCATTAGTACCTGGTGGTGTTGCTCAACTTGATGGTCAATTAATACCAGGCGATCGTTtgatatttgttaataatacaatactTGAAAATGCAACACTTGATCAAGCAGTACAATCATTAAAAGGTGCACCGAAAGGTACAGTACGTATTGGTGTTGCGAAACCATTACCAATACCCGATTGCATTACACAGTTAAATAGTactgatttatcaaaaatcgATGATAACGGTAAACTtacgaaaattaataatgataaacatAGACGtgaatattttagaaaaagaaaagttaATATAACACAACCATTGCATTATATCAGTTTAATCGAAAGCTTAGAGAATCAGCATAATCTTGTTAAATCAGAAagtttttaa
- the LOC122855065 gene encoding patj homolog isoform X4 — translation MPLNSDISTALHLLEHIYERVKDSDDSKLQLHTSNDLESLISLLENPVLRNIAVIQDSLDDLNDQLSQHPSLLPDDFDINTNGRLELSVPTTPIQPFETNIYQELYQENTEIDDQRVPVASLINANNEDTTPQALSQMIGSDVIPPITTPTYAKEFQRVINSASQGRQVVTVQLYKPEGTSLGFSVVGLRSNDKGELGIFLQEIQPNGIAECDGRLVEGDQILAIDGQPLDSNISHEQAISILQKARGTVELVVARTIQDIEGAILSHELRISSSPTFGEIETDSTVKRSESDNQSLSLEKDWLSSSSVSLKNQTILSPINTNKLISIAPTESPKIDKNTTGDTIKTSTDMVLNTEWAQVEVINLINDGSGLGFGIIGGRSTGVVVKTILPGGVADRDNRLQSGDHILQIGDVNLRGMGSEQVAAVLRQSGTHVRLVVARPVEPTSPDYQTIGSHAPIVPTKILGDPDELDKHLLHSIPENYNIPHFRTDSNPENNRFSQDSDMDMHTRPSLIMEVVRNPLSIGQIPIIPVVADISLLSLETVNVNSLPEMERFTVELKKDSYGLGITIAGYVCEKEELSGIFVKSISKGSAADVSGKIQINDRIVEVDGHSLQGYSNHEAVEVLRSTGQIVVLCLERYLRGPKYEQLQQAIAASELRVPQLNSPSITSLPSFPMSTDGDTIEIELEGESHTTVDSAALRGVDQSDVSNKLEDMSLVEALLSDPSCELTPQIEAAIKDKWQRIVGLDIEIVVAQLKKFAESSGLGISLEGTVDVENGQEVRPHHYIRSILPEGPVGQNRILCSGDELLEVNGYRLLGINHMEVVTVLKELPIHVRMVCGRSHTLQDPLCPIDTAQHQLAFQSRQNQMVH, via the exons ATGCCTTTAAATTCAG atatatCAACAGCTCTCCATTTGCTAGAGCATATTTACGAACGTGTGAAAGATAGTGATGATTCGAAGCTTCAGCTACACACGAGCAATGATCTTGAGTCACTGATTTCTCTTCTAGAAAATCCAGTTCTGCGAAATATAGCAGTAATACAAGATTCATTGGACGATTTGAACGATCAACTTTCACAGCATCCCTCTCTTTTACCTGATGATTTCGATATAAACACAAATGGACGATTAGAATTATCAGTACCAACAACTCCAATTCAGCCATTTGAAACAAACATTTATCAAGAGTTGTACCAAGAAAACACTGAAATTGATGATCAACGAGTGCCAGTTGCATCACTTATAAACGCCAATAACGAAGATACCACTCCCCAG gcTTTAAGTCAAATGATTGGTAGTGATGTCATTCCACCAATAACAACACCAACATATGCTAAAGAGTTTCAAAGGGTCATTAATTCCGCATCACAAGGAAGACAAGTTGTCACTGTTCAA ctgtatAAACCAGAAGGTACTAGTTTGGGTTTTAGTGTTGTTGGATTACGAAGCAACGACAAAGGAGAACTTGGTATATTTCTGCAAGAAATCCAGCCAAATGGCATCGCAGAATG TGATGGTAGACTGGTTGAAGGTGATCAGATACTAGCGATCGATGGACAACCACttgattcaaatatttcaCATGAACAGGCAATATCAATACTTCAAAAAGCTCGCGGTACTGTTGAGTTAGTTGTTGCACGAACAATTCAAG ATATTGAAGGTGCTATTTTATCACATGAACTACGTATTTCATCAAGCCCAACATTTGGTGAAATCGAAACCGATTCAACAGTTAAACGTAGTGAAAGTGATAATCAATCGTTGTCATTAGAAAAAGATTGGCTATCATCAAGTTCAGTTTcgttaaaaaatcaaacaatctTATCACCAATAAAtaccaataaattaatatcgaTTGCACCAACAGAATCACcgaaaatagataaaaatacaacaggTGATACAATAAAAACAAGTACTGATATGGTGTTAAATACAGAATGGGCACAAGTTGAAgtcatcaatttaataaatgacgGTAGTGGACTTGGTTTTGGTATTATTGGTGGCAGAAGTACTGGTGTTGttgttaaaacaatattaccaGGTGGTGTTGCTGATCGTGATAATAGATTACAAAGTGGCGATCATATATTACAAATTGGTGATGTTAACTTGCGTGGCATGGGTAGTGAACAAGTTGCCGCTGTATTACGACAATCAGGTACCCATGTACGTCTTGTTGTTGCACGTCCAGTAGAACCAACATCACCAGATTATCAGACAATTGGTAGTCATGCACCAATTGTTCCAACTAAAATACTTGGTGATCCGGATGAACTAGATAAACATTTGTTACACAGTATACCAGAAAATTATAACATACCTCATTTCCGAACTGATTCAAATCCtgaaaataatagattttCACAAGATAGTGATATGGACATGCAT acaagACCAAGTCTTATCATGGAAGTAGTACGTAATCCGCTATCGATTGGACAAATACCAATTATTCCAGTTGTAGCTGATATATCATTGCTATCATTAGAAACAGTAAATGTTAATTCACTGCCAGAAATGGAAAGATTTactgttgaattaaaaaaagacagTTATGGACTTGGAATAACAATTGCTGGATATGTCTGTGAGAAAg AGGAGTTATCCGGAATATTTGTTAAAAGTATCAGCAAAGGAAGTGCTGCTGATGTTAGTggtaaaatacaaataaatgacAGAATCGTTGAAGTTGATGGGCACTCGTTACAAGGATACTCGAATCATGAAGCGGTTGAAGTACTAAGAAGTACAGGACAAATTGTTGTACTCTGTTTAGAAAGATATTTACGGGGACCAAAATATGAACAATTACAACAAGCTATTGCTGCTAGTGAATTACGAGTACCACAATTGAATTCACCATCAATTACAAGTTTGCCCAGTTTTCCAATGAGTACG gATGGTGATACAATTGAAATTGAGCTGGAGGGTGAATCACACACGACAGTTGACAGTGCAGCGTTGCGGGGAGTTGATCAAAGCGATGTTTCCAATAAGCTGGAGGATATGTCACTGGTTGAAGCTCTTTTGAGTGACCCATCTTGTGAATTAACGCCTCAAATTGAAGCAGCGATAAAAGATAAATGGCAGCGAATTGTTGGTCTAGACATCGAGATTGTt GTAGcgcagttgaaaaaatttgctgAAAGCAGTGGGCTTGGAATAAGTCTTGAGGGAACAGTTGACGTTGAGAACGGACAAGAAGTTCGACCACACCATTATATACGTTCAATTCTTCCAGAAGGACCGGTCGGACAAAATAGAATTCTCTGTTCTGGTGATGAACTTTTAGAG gtCAATGGTTATCGTCTCTTGGGAATAAATCACATGGAAGTTGTGACTGTGTTAAAAGAATTACCAATTCATGTTAGAATGGTTTGTGGAAGAAGTCATACATTACAAGATCCACTATGTCCAATCGACACAGCACAGCATCAACTCGCATTTCAATCTAGA CAAAATCAGATGGTTCATtag